The Homo sapiens chromosome 5, GRCh38.p14 Primary Assembly genome includes a window with the following:
- the LOC124901141 gene encoding protein FAM83G-like isoform X1 yields MHQHGVPAVVMDMFTHVDIFKDLLDAGFKRKADLYIIVDGSKVKYVLHMCEQTRMHLGHLKASSEDLEMYPLWIKEDYYILNGFCKKKINHSQNILTLEFK; encoded by the exons ATGCACCAACACGGGGTCCCTG CTGTGGTCATGGACATGTTCACCCATGTGGACATCTTCAAAGACCTGCTGGATGCCGGCTTCAAGAGGAAAGCAGATTTGTACATCATCGTGGACGGGAGTAAAGTCAAGTACGTTCTGCATATGTGTGAGCAGACCCGCATGCACCTGGGGCACCTCAAG gcatcctcTGAAGATCTTGAAATGTATCCCCTATGGATAAAGGAGGACTACTATATTCTCAATGGATTTTGCAAGAAGAAAATTAatcattcacaaaatattttaaccttagaatttaaataa
- the LOC124901141 gene encoding protein FAM83G-like isoform X2, giving the protein MHQHGVPAVVMDMFTHVDIFKDLLDAGFKRKADLYIIVDGSKVKYVLHMCEQTRMHLGHLKVSRLLTCLRGQMAGVIQFVKHLEYLPALDGVLCQALRVQ; this is encoded by the exons ATGCACCAACACGGGGTCCCTG CTGTGGTCATGGACATGTTCACCCATGTGGACATCTTCAAAGACCTGCTGGATGCCGGCTTCAAGAGGAAAGCAGATTTGTACATCATCGTGGACGGGAGTAAAGTCAAGTACGTTCTGCATATGTGTGAGCAGACCCGCATGCACCTGGGGCACCTCAAGGTGAGCAGGCTCCTCACTTGCCTACGTGGCCAGATGGCAGGGGTCATTCAGTTTGTCAAACACCTCGAGTACCTGCCTGCTCTGGACGGAgtcctgtgccaggcactcagAGTCCAGTAA